aagaaggaagacagactggagattcccaggcagaaaagcaccatcagtcttaatgctgctgttttggctggcgcagtgggttgctcatatttcagccctgggaattaacaacttggacatccattgagagacctaatttgaaagttggtaattacaagatgacaggtggataaatttacaatgatgggaagaaaccagcataaaaaggctgagaatactcaaaatcagaatgcctctccctctaaagaggatcacagttcctcatcaacaagggaacaaggcttgatggagaatgagcgcatcccattaatagaaccaggcttcagaagatggataataagaaacttttgtgagttaaaaaaacatgttgtagcccaatgtaaaaaaactaagaactttgaaaaaaggtttgacgaaatcctaatgagaatagacaacttagagaggaatataagtgaattaatggaactgaagaatacaatacgggaactccaagaagcatgcacaggtttaaacactcgaattgttcaagcagaagaaaggatatcagaggtcgaggttcaacttaatgaaataaaatgagaagagaagattagagaaaaaaggataaaaaggaatgagcaaagtctccaagaaatgtgggactacgtgaaaagaccaaatttacgtttgataggtgtacctgaatgcgacggagagaatgaatccaagctggaaaatattcttcagcatattattcaagaaaaatttcctaaactagcaaagcaggacaatattcaaccccaggtaatatagagaacaccacaaagatattcctcaagaagagcaaccccctaacaataatcgttagattcactagagttgaaacaaaggagaaaatactaagggcagacagagagaaaggtcaggttatccacaaagggaagcctatcagacttacagcagatctctcagcagaaactctacaagccagaagagagtgggggccaatattcaacatccttaaagaacagaactttcagcccagaatttcatatccagccaaactaagtttcacaactgaaggaaaaataaaatattttatgaacaagcaagtactcagagattttattaccaccaggcctgctttacaagagcttctgaaagaagcatgacacatagaaagaaacaaccagtattagcctttctaaaaatataccaaaaagtaaagagaatcaacataaagaagaatttacctcaatgaatggataaaacagccagttaacatcaaatggcagtaatcctaaatttaaatcaactaaatcccccaatcaaaagatacaaccaaaacccaatggtatgctacatccggACCCAtttcacacgcaaggatacacaaagactcaaaacaaagggatggagaaagatttaccaaccaaaggagagcaaaaataaataaataaataaataaaaagcaggagttgcaattctcgtatctgataaaatagattttaaagcaacaaacatatagtggtaaaaggatcactgcaacaacaagagctaacgatcctaacacccagatacatagagacttagactcaatgagacagaaaattaataaggatagcAAGGACTCAGATCTGGagcaagtaaactcaataaatatttatagagctctccacttcaaatacacaaaatatacattcttgtcaataccacatcatacctactcataggtttaaatgaaatattgattggccattattaatacccattttttttagaataaagcaacatttctgttctctctccctctttttcttcctctttcttcctctccttcaccccttttttctttccttctctcaaaaaaaaaaaagaaaaaagaaaaaagaaatcaacttgtagacctctagatctaggtcagcaatgtctctctcattgcctgatttccttccttcccttctctccctccctccctccctccctccctcccttcctccctccctccctcccttccttcctccctccctcccttcctcctttcctcccttcctcccttcctacaaaaaaaaaaaaataaataaaaattaaaaaaagaagtgtatACATTTTGGCTTTATAGGGtagaaatgtatgtatttatatgctTATATTTCCTTAATGTATAAATTTCTTCATTgtttaaacaaaatttctgtcatatttttaattaccTACTTTATCAAATtataagaaatgtataaaaatgctgAGGGCACCTGAAACTAAATTATTAAATCCTTCTCAGATCTCAGCCCAAGCAGaaacttcttaaaataaatatttatacaggAATGAAtcaattttataaacatatatttaataaaaatgaataagcatTGAATACATTATGAAATCATAGATTCATGGAATATTTCTATCTTGGAAATCATGCCCTTTGCTTTCCTGACTCTCCTTACTTTTCAGATAGAGAAACAAATCCAGAAAAATTAAGTTGAGTGTCCAAACTCAAGCAACGAGTCCGTGCACTAAATTGAGTTTCCCCTTACCCTGAGATAGCTCTGTGCCCAGAGTACAAGCAAGAACACAGTCTGTGTGTCTCTAATGAGGACCTCTGAGGAATCAGCCCTAGGGGCACCCAAACTTAGCAGTTCTTGCTGCCCTGGTCCCATGGGAGGGAACCCTTATCTCCAGGGATGGAGGATCTGTTTACTTGTGCCCAATCATTCAAGCCCGACCCAAGAGAGCCACAGTGTCTCACTCTAAATGGTCTCCAGTGAGAAAAGGTTCTTCAATGCTCAGCCCCAGCTGTGGCTTTCCCATCATCCAGGGCCAAATGTGGAGTCTACAGAGATGGGAATTGCATGAAAGCATCTGACAGCGACAGAGAGCAGCCAGGTAAggcaggctggggaaggaggtgaGGGCTCAGTTAGCCCCAACAACAGACggacccacacagacacacacatagaccgACATTTAGGAAAGCAGACCCAGTGAACCCCTCCACATCCAACTAAGTGCAAAGATGGGGCCGTCCCTTAGATGACATGTACCAGGCTTTCCCCTTTCAGGATGTGCCCTGCCCTGCAGAACAGGCAAGCCCATTTCCAAGGTGGAAATAGAGAGGAAGCCAGTgggaaaaggaaggggagagTGAGGGTTAGTGGTGCTAGGATCAGCCACCACGGGCCCCTAAAAGGTGGGCTCCCAGCCCACAGCCACCCACCCCACTACAAAAGAGAGGCTCTGTCAGACACCCACGCCCTCCCACTCTGCCCCCAGTTTCCACCTTTCTGCTACTTGCTTCTCTGTGTTCATCACTGTGGTCAGTGACTGCACAATAAAGGTGACTCATGGCAGGTGACTTGGACACATGCAGAGCCCACAGAGGGTTATTGGCTTGGGTTGAGGTCCAAGGGCTGAGCAGCCTTAGTTTTAAGATCCAGGAACACAAACACTCAATGCTAATGCTACAGAGATGCCAGACGCCTCAGACACGGCCACCCGCCAACAGACTCAAGGAGATTCAGGCACGAAAGCAGATGTCAACATATTTAAGTCAGACAAAGCGAACGTTATCGTCAAGGGGACTGGTTGGGCAGTCACCCTGTACAGAAGCGGCATCAACCTTGAATCAAATCCAGGGGATGCCTGAATGTCCAACCAGAGTAAGAGGAATTAGGTGCATGACTCATCACTATGTATCTAGTCTCCTGAGGAATCTCAGCTTGGAGTTTCTGGCaggaaatgataatattttttctAGTCACTGACCCTCTCACTGTTGGCAGTTCTCTCTCTCTAGGCTCCATAACAAGAGGGTGTAGTGTTCTCAGCCTTTGGCCTTAATAGCAATTTAAAGCCAATAGGAACAGTCTCACTTGGTATCCTGTCATCCCTCTTTCGTTCTTTCCCCATGTTTCTACTAGAGGAAGCTACCTACCCTTAAGAGCAGAATGCTTCCATCTGCTGGTGAAGGCCCTGTCCTGTTGGCTTTGCTGCACTCCCTTGCCCCTTGACTTCTGCAGTCCAGGCCAGCCACACTCCCTCTGGAGCATCCACTGGCTTCAGTCCAGTACTACTCTACTTTCCCTAGTTGTAGGAGCTCGTCCAGGAGAAAAGTGGCTTCACATCTGAGCACTTTTCCTTTAATTTCACTAATGCGATTCTCACAGTGTTAAGCACTTCACTGACCCCATATTATGTATATCCCATAACCAGTCTGCTAAAAGCATTCCCTACAATATCCTCTGCCCAGCTAGCCAAGCCATATCACACAGCAGCTGTCTGGCTCTCTTCTGCCTCTTTCCTTCTGTCCTTTGATCTCCCGGGGAATGCACCTCTTCCCCTTTACTGTTCAAGTGCCAAGAATTCTTCCAGCAGCATCGCATTCACAGTGCTTTATCTAACCCCTGCCTGTAATGATTTCTTAGTCCTGGGAATATCCTTGGATGTACCACATGAACTTGCTTTTTATCAGTCAGTAAATATCTTTCATCCAATAGCAAAAACAGTCCATATAAGATCTTTGCTCTTCTGACTAGCAGAAAggtgaggccaggcatagtggcatgtgcctgtggtcccagctacttgggagggtcaGATGGGAGGagagcttgagcctgggaggtcaaggctgcagtgagctttgttgtgccactgcattccagcctgggagatagagcaaaatcctatcaaaaaaaacaaaaaaaaaacaaagcaaaacagaaatagagTGGAAGAATGCCACACAGCCACCTGAAGAGCATGCTCAGAAGGCAGACCCAACAGGTATGAGCTACAGTGAAGACCTCATCATGGCAGCTAAAACGCTGAAGACAAACCACCAAGCAAGTCTTTCAAAGCCCACAcattttccaaattctggagaaatatAAAAGCCACAGATAAAAGTTGCAGGTTTATAATATGGCACTTAATAGAGTCTGCCACTTGGTTAAATTTTCAgcaaatgggccaggcacggtggctcacgcctgtaatcccagtactttgggaggcctaggtgggtggatcacgaggtcaggagatcgagaccctcctggccaatgtggtgaaaccccgtttctactaaaaatacaaaaactggcatatgtctatagtcccagctactcaggaggctgaggcaggggaatagcttgaacctgggcggtggaggatgctgtgagccaagatcgtgccactgcactacagcctgggtgacagagcaagactccgtctcaaaaaaaaatcagcaaattatAGCTAATCAATATACAGCATAAAGAAAAACTACTTTAGCTGGTTTGGAACTCTAACTTTTATGGGCTCTGTGAATTTGGATAAATCATCTAACTACCCCAatcctcagcttcttcatctataaaatgaaatataataccTCAATTATTAGACTAAGTTCAATACtaggcagggcactgtggctcacacctgtaatcccagcacttcaggaggccaaggtgatcttgaggttaggagttcgagaccaggctggccaacatggtgagacccccatctctactaaaaatacaaaaaattagcgaggtgtggggGTGCACgcttggctactcaggaggcaggagaatcgcttgaacccaggaggcagaggttgcagtgagctgagatcatgccactgcactccagcctgggtgagagagcaagacaagactctgtctaaaaaataaataaataaatactgtacattaaagtatttttatatgacaCTCGGTAAATAGCAGTAGAAGAAAACTATAATAGCCATTAGTACTAAAACACtaccaaaattaaccaggcttttTCCATAAAATTACTCATACAGTTTTAGTTCATTTTCAACTGATGTGTAAactctttcaaaatataaaatttgctcAAGTGTTGGCATATGATCTTACCCCATGATGACAGTTTCTTCCCAGCAGATATGGATGGAGGCAACCAGACTAGAGTCGCAGAATTCCTTCTCCTGGGACTCTCTGGGCAGGCAGAGCAGGAAGAGGTCCTCTTTGGGCTGTTCCTGTGGATGTACCTGGTCACCATCATTGGGAACATGCTCATCATCTTGGCTATCAGCTGCGACGGTCATCTCCATACACCCATGTACTTCTTCTTGGCCAACCTCTCTTGCGTTGACATCTGCTTTTCATCAGTCACCATCCCCAAGATGCTGGTGAACCACGTGTTGGGAAGCAAGTCTATCTCCTACATGGGCTGTATGACCCAGATCTACTTCTTCATCACTTTCATCAACATGGATGGCTTCCTGCTGAGTGTGATGGCCTATGACCGTTATGTAGCCATCTGCTGCCCGCTCCACTACACCACGAGCATGAGGCCCAGACTCTGCATCCTTCTGGTGGCCACATCGTGGGTCATCACCAACCTGCATGCTCTTCTGCACACTCTTCTCATGGCCCAACTTGCATTTTGTTCCAACAATGCTGTGCACCACTTCTTCTGTGACCCTTACCCTATTCTAAAGATGTCTTGTTCTGATACCTTTGTCAATGATTTGATGGTCTTCACTGTGGGTGGAATGATATTTCTGGCACCATTCACATGTATCCTTGTTTCATATGCTTACATCTTCTCTAATATCTGGAAGTTGCCATCTGCCCATGGAGTAAGGAAGGCCCTGTCCACATGTGGATCCCACCTCACTGTGGTCTCCCTGTTCTATGGGGCAATCTTGGGGGTCTATATGCATCCTTCATCTTCCTACTCAGTACAGGACACTCTGGCCACTGTCATCTTCACAGTGGTGACGCCCCTGGTTAATCCCTTTGTCTACAGCCTCAGGAATCGTGACATGAAGGGAGCCCTAAGAAAGCTAATTCTCAGATTCTAACACTTAAACTTTTTAGAGCTGAGGGGACTCTGGaaaattatacatttcttctttttagaaacagagaagctgaggctgcagtcgGTACAAACTTATCCATGGTGGTTCCTTTAATTAGCAATGCATGACCATGATCCTAATTTAAAACAGGAAGTTGACAGGGCTTATAACTGATAAAACCATTAATTTGTTATCTATAGAAAGAACTGATTCTAAAACTCTCATTTGACAGACAAGAAAAACAGAATCAAACATATTTGATCTATATTTTGTGGATGGGTCTAGCAATCCTTTCAAACAATGATACGGGAATCCAGAGGACTTTAGGGCAGGCTGTCCTCAGAGTCAACAGCTCCCCGTGGCCTCACCTGAGGAGCTGCTACAATCTTCGTGTGGACTGAGTCTTGGAAAGATTACCCTgcccagggccgggcgcggtggctcaagcctgtaatcccagcactttgggaggccgaggcaggtggatcacgaggtcaagagatcgagaccatcctggtcaacatggtgaaaccccgtctctactaaaaaaatacaaaaaattagctgggcatggtggcgcgtgcctgtaatcccagctactagggaggctgaggcaggagaattgcctgaacccaggaggcggaggttgcagtgagccgagatcacgccattgtactccagcctgggtaacaagagtgaaactccgtctcaaaaaaaaaaaagattcccctGCCCAGGACTGTAAGCCTAGCAATTGATGACAGAATGGTCCTGTCTACGCTCAGGATCTTTGGTCTTTCCTGGGTTACGTAACTCTTCCTCTGTCCTAGGCTGAAGTCCCTCCTCCACTGTTCACAACTCAGAACCCACCCTTAGCCCACTCCATCACACACACCAGTCGTTTTGGTATTTTGTCACTCAGCACAGGTATCAGTCAGGTACTGGTGTAAGGAAGCTTTGGATAGTAGCTCTTCTTCCTCATGGATCACTTGGGACCCTTCAGATTTAGATGGGCTGAGGGAAGCAGAGATCTCTTCACAGCTGAAGAGTCTAGAGTTACCATAGCACCTTAGGAGCATAGAGGCATGAGTTAATTACAGAATTTGTAGTAGAATCCAGGATTTCTGATTCCAAGTCCACTGTTTTTTCTACCCTGTGGGGCCAACTCTCCAGAGCCCGATCCCCTTCTAGCCTACACCTGAAGACTATAAGCCCCCACCATCAGTTCccaccttctcttttctttcctgatgTCTGGAGAGCACCCACCTAAATCTCCAGTGATCGGTCTCCTGTACCTCTCCCTCGCTGACCTTCTTGCCTCCCCCTTCTCTGCCATCTCAGTCTCCTCTGCTCTCATGGCCAGTCAGCACTCACTGGCCTCACTGGCAGCACCCTTCTCACTCGGTCCTGACACTGGCCAACTCTTGCCTTGAACACAGTCCTCATGATGAATCTCACTTTCTCCTGCCTCTCCATGCACATCTCTACTCTGCACACAGGATCAGTTTCACCTCCCTAAAACACAGATTCTCACCTGTCAGCCCATCCTTACAGAAAATATTGAAGGGAgaagggcatggtagctcatgcctgtaaccctagcattttggaagaccaagacgggcagatcacctgaggtcaggagtttgagtttagcctggccaacatggtgaaaccctatctctactgaaaatacaaaaggtatgatggcgggtgcctataatcccagttactcaggaggctaagtgggagaattgcttgaacctgggaagcagaggttgcagtgagccaagatcgtgccactgcactctgcactccagcctgggcaacgaagtgacactccctcaaaaaaaagaaagaaaggaagagatggaaagaaagagagagagaaagggagggagggaggaagagaaggagagagggagggagggagggagggagggagggagggagggagggaggatattGAAAGCCTCACATGATTTGGCCCCAAGCTTCACTACAGCTCTATTTCTCAACACCTTATATATTT
This Callithrix jacchus isolate 240 chromosome 2, calJac240_pri, whole genome shotgun sequence DNA region includes the following protein-coding sequences:
- the LOC100392137 gene encoding olfactory receptor 1f45-like, whose amino-acid sequence is MDGGNQTRVAEFLLLGLSGQAEQEEVLFGLFLWMYLVTIIGNMLIILAISCDGHLHTPMYFFLANLSCVDICFSSVTIPKMLVNHVLGSKSISYMGCMTQIYFFITFINMDGFLLSVMAYDRYVAICCPLHYTTSMRPRLCILLVATSWVITNLHALLHTLLMAQLAFCSNNAVHHFFCDPYPILKMSCSDTFVNDLMVFTVGGMIFLAPFTCILVSYAYIFSNIWKLPSAHGVRKALSTCGSHLTVVSLFYGAILGVYMHPSSSYSVQDTLATVIFTVVTPLVNPFVYSLRNRDMKGALRKLILRF